Proteins co-encoded in one Triplophysa dalaica isolate WHDGS20190420 chromosome 16, ASM1584641v1, whole genome shotgun sequence genomic window:
- the kdm2ab gene encoding lysine-specific demethylase 2A isoform X1, producing the protein MEEDSSRYSKRLRSGTRRRYQDDGISDDEIEGKRSFDVEEKLHSDRYNWDLVKIMDGKDFTLEYIQREGLRDPIIFKKADGLGIKMPDPDFSVSDVKLFVGSRRMIDVMDVTTQKGIEMSMGQWRRYYETPPSEREKLYNVISLEFSHTKLEHLVKRPASVDMIDWVDNMWPRHLKELQRDSTNAINDMQYPKVQKYCLMSVEGCFTDFHIDFGGTSVWYHILRGGKVFWLIPPTHQNLELYENWVLSGKQGDIFLGDKVKECQRIELKQGYTFMIPSGWIHAVYTPKDTLVFGGNFLHSFNIPMQLNIYNIEDRTRVPSKFRYPFFFEMCWYVLERYLYCMTNTSHLTPEFQKHSLGIGLKREDVLKQGYNGHSGNDEEEEDIKQEDENEEVSPTPPARPGVKVHLTPFELEGLWQLLNKLEELPAHKKCVPSGIRNAPALLSDIRKLLVEHASDSPKLSYTGKPIVKWPKRPSWYQPPPPPPSLLYSPRTPGSAPILPPVPRPVKPSSSISALRRRRVRCKRCEACMRTECGNCNYCRDMRKFGGPGRLKKSCVLRQCLAPALPLTAVCAICKEGCQESEDSESIQTLMECSECAQITHPECIKVPGEGVINKDLPSCWECPKCVHGKKNKSSSSSEDESESSISNGSLSSGPPVKRAYREGIGVGGLRLGRRGRPPLSPSSLPLTRSRRQPPPSQRLLLQHQQNRKRAGALELQLRKRIKLERNKILQSPRSAVSLSPKLLRQRSLERGGMVRPAPTRSNSRSRGVSSCRGRGVRLRGGGLGGGLRERMEVEEERDGSVEEEPVERKENGKCDGKENRPQRRGAKAGEENSDGHQNRESEGSSEGVEPTQSDTSAVLSNDARGQGSCVTVTLHPSRGRRDPSAIVPKLEANLSSRSILPNSKALLRPPLRNGGRCSDSPHSLSERSHLSKPHVLSSTHTLTRSTSKHQNLVRNLRSKFKDSPHRLTRERIGKKPRSEREKSSGSCPSSTLRLSREENGGNEPGWEREVWVSVFRYLTRAELCICMAVCKTWYKWGCDKRLWTRISLSRCCSISPQALTGIIKRQPVTLDLSWASISKKQLSWLINRLPGLKDLVLSGCSWISISALSSPSCPLLRSLDLRWADGIKDQQIRELLNPPGSDNRSQLKNVQCLWLCGLEVTEATLRLIIRHMPLLTRLELSHCPITDSALNLLSAVGSSTRNTLTHLNLAGCSRLTDRCLVYLRRLSCLSVLDLRDCKEVSRQACESFISELSVNGLYCLSDDKLVQRIS; encoded by the exons GCAGTCGCAGGATGATTGATGTCATGGATGTGACCACTCAGAAAGGCATTGAGATGTCAATGGGTCAGTGGAGGAGATACTATGAAACGCCTCCATCTGAAAGAGAAAAGCTGTATAATGTCATCAGCCTGGAGTTTAGCCATACGAAACTAGAGCATCTGGTCAAGAGACCCGCCTCG GTTGACATGATTGACTGGGTGGACAACATGTGGCCACGACACCTTAAAGAGCTCCAGAGAGATTCCACCAATGCCATCAATGATATGCAGTACCCTAAAGTGCAGAA GTATTGTCTGATGAGTGTCGAGGGATGCTTCACAGATTTCCACATAGACTTTGGGGGTACATCAGTCTGGTATCACATCCTCAGGGGAGGGAAG GTGTTCTGGCTCATCCCCCCCACACATCAGAACCTGGAGCTCTATGAGAACTGGGTGTTATCGGGAAAACAGGGTGACATTTTTCTTGGCGATAAAGTCAAGGAATGCCAACGGATTGAACTGAAGCAAGGCTACACATTTATGATCCCATCAG gGTGGATCCATGCTGTGTACACCCCAAAGGACACACTGGTTTTCGGGGGTAATTTTCTGCACAGCTTTAACATTCCCATGCAGCtcaacatttacaacattgaGGACCGCACACGG GTCCCTTCTAAATTCCGCTACCCTTTCTTCTTTGAGATGTGCTGGTACGTGCTGGAACGTTACTTGTACTGTATGACCAACACTTCTCACCTCACGCCCGAGTTCCAGAAACACTCGCTGGGCATAG GGCTAAAGAGGGAGGATGTGTTGAAACAAGGATATAATGGTCATTCAGGAAATGacgaagaggaggaggatataaaGCAGGAGGATGAGAATGAAGAGGTTTCACCTACCCCTCCTGCTCGTCCAGGGGTAAAGGTTCACCTGACACCCTTTGAGCTGGAGGGACTTTGGCAGTTACTGAACAAGTTGGAGGAGCTACCAGCACATAAGAAATGTGTCCCATCAGGAATCAGAAATGCCCCAGCACTGCTCAGTGACATACGG AAACTGCTAGTGGAACATGCCAGTGATAGCCCCAAATTGTCTTACACTGGAAAACCAATTGTCAAATGGCCCAAAAGG CCCTCGTGGTATCAGCCGCCCCCTCCTCCCCCATCTCTGCTGTACAGCCCCCGCACTCCCGGTTCAGCTCCCATTCTGCCGCCGGTCCCGCGACCCGTGAAGCCGTCTTCCTCCATCTCAGCTCTGAGACGCAGGCGCGTCCGCTGCAAGCGCTGCGAGGCATGTATGCGTACAGAGTGTGGCAATTGCAACTACTGTAGGGACATGAGGAAGTTCGGAGGACCCGGCAGGCTCAAGAAAAGCTGTGTGCTCAGACAGTGTCTAGCA CCAGCACTGCCTCTTACGGCTGTGTGTGCCATATGCAAGGAAGGCTGTCAGGAGTCAGAAGACTCCGAGTCTATCCAAACGCTCATGGAATGTTCAGAGTGCGCTCAGATCACTCATCCTGAATGTATAAAG gTGCCAGGGGAGGGTGTTATCAATAAAGACCTTCCCAGTTGTTGGGAGTGTCCAAAATGTGTCCATGGCAAGAAGAACAAG TCTTCCAGTAGTAGTGAGGATGAGTCTGAGAGCAGCATCTCCAACGGAAGTCTCTCGTCAGGTCCTCCGGTCAAGCGGGCATACAGGGAGGGAATCGGAGTTGGGGGCTTGCGATTAGGACGCCGAGGACGGCCGCCACTCTCCCCCTCCTCTCTGCCTCTGACCCGCTCCAGACGTCAGCCGCCCCCTTCTCAGAGACTCCTGCTTCAACATCAACAGAACAGGAAAAGAGCCGGAGCACTGGAGTTACAGCTCAGGAAAAGG ATCAAATTGGAAAGAAACAAAATCCTCCAGTCG CCCCGTTCagctgtctctctttctccaaaGCTCCTGCGTCAGCGGAGTCTGGAGAGAGGGGGCATGGTCAGGCCAGCACCTACTAGGAGCAACTCGCGCAGCAGGGGTGTGTCCTCTTGTCGTGGAAGAGGAGTACGGCTCAGAGGTGGCGGCCTAGGTGGTGGCCTCAGAGAAAGGATGGAGGTGGAGGAAGAACGGGACGGTTCTGTTGAAGAGGAACCAGTTGAGAGAAAGGAGAACGGAAAATGTGATGGTAAAGAGAACCGTCCGCAGAGACGAGGGGCAAAAGCAGGGGAGGAGAACAGTGACGGTCATCAAAACAGGGAGAGCGAGGGCAGTAGCGAGGGTGTAGAGCCTACTCAATCCGACACTTCTGCTGTACTATCCAATGACGCCAGGGGTCAGGGGTCATGTGTCACGGTAACTTTGCATCCGTCAAGGGGTAGACGTGACCCTAGCGCCATTGTACCCAAATTGGAAGCCAACCTGTCCTCAAGAAGCATTCTGCCAAACTCCAAAGCCCTGCTGCGCCCCCCTCTGCGCAATGGTGGACGTTGCTCGGATAGTCCTCATTCACTGTCAGAAAGATCCCATTTGAGCAAACCACACGTTCTTTCATCAACACACACTTTAACGAGAAGCACGTCTAAACACCAAAACTTGGTGCGGAATTTACGGTCTAAATTTAAAGATTCCCCTCATCGCCTGACTCGTGAGAGAATCGGGAAAAAGCCTCGATCGGAAAGGGAAAAGTCCTCCGGCTCCTGTCCAAGTTCAACCTTGCGGCTCTCACGCGAAGAGAACGGAGGGAACGAGCCCGGCTGGGAGAGAGAGGTGTGGGTGTCAGTGTTCCGCTACCTAACTCGGGCTGAATTGTGCATCTGTATGGCGGTTTGCAAGACCTGGTACAAATG GGGCTGTGACAAGCGTCTGTGGACGCGGATCAGTCTGAGCCGATGCTGTTCAATAAGTCCACAGGCCCTCACAGGCATCATCAAACGGCAGCCTGTCACACTGGACCTCTCCTGGGCCAGCATTTCCAAGAAACAACTCAGCTGGCTCATCAACCGACTTCCAG GGCTTAAAGATCTGGTGCTATCAGGGTGCAGTTGGATTTCAATTTCTGCACTGAGCTCTCCAAGCTGTCCTTTACTTCGCTCGTTAGACCTGCGCTGGGCTGATGGGATCAAAGATCAACAAATCAGGGAGCTGCTCAACCCACCAG GCAGCGACAACCGTTCCCAGCTAAAGAACGTGCAGTGCTTGTGGCTGTGCGGTTTAGAGGTGACCGAAGCGACGCTCAGGCTGATCATTAGACACATGCCTCTGCTGACCCGCCTGGAGCTCTCACATTGTCCCATCACGGACAGTGCTCTCAACCTCCTCAGTGCTGTGGGCTCCTCCACACGCAACACACTTACCCACCTCAATTTGGCAG GTTGCAGTCGCCTAACAGACCGTTGTTTGGTATACCTGCGGCGTTTGTCCTGTCTCTCCGTACTGGACCTCCGTGACTGCAAAGAGGTTTCGCGGCAGGCATGTGAAAGCTTTATCTCCGAGCTGTCTGTCAACGGCCTCTACTGCCTGTCAGATGACAAGCTCGTCCAGAGGATATCATAA
- the kdm2ab gene encoding lysine-specific demethylase 2A isoform X2 has translation MEEDSSRYSKRLRSGTRRRYQDDGISDDEIEGKRSFDVEEKLHSDRYNWDLVKIMDGKDFTLEYIQREGLRDPIIFKKADGLGIKMPDPDFSVSDVKLFVGSRRMIDVMDVTTQKGIEMSMGQWRRYYETPPSEREKLYNVISLEFSHTKLEHLVKRPASVDMIDWVDNMWPRHLKELQRDSTNAINDMQYPKVQKYCLMSVEGCFTDFHIDFGGTSVWYHILRGGKVFWLIPPTHQNLELYENWVLSGKQGDIFLGDKVKECQRIELKQGYTFMIPSGWIHAVYTPKDTLVFGGNFLHSFNIPMQLNIYNIEDRTRVPSKFRYPFFFEMCWYVLERYLYCMTNTSHLTPEFQKHSLGIGLKREDVLKQGYNGHSGNDEEEEDIKQEDENEEVSPTPPARPGVKVHLTPFELEGLWQLLNKLEELPAHKKCVPSGIRNAPALLSDIRKLLVEHASDSPKLSYTGKPIVKWPKRPSWYQPPPPPPSLLYSPRTPGSAPILPPVPRPVKPSSSISALRRRRVRCKRCEACMRTECGNCNYCRDMRKFGGPGRLKKSCVLRQCLAPALPLTAVCAICKEGCQESEDSESIQTLMECSECAQITHPECIKVPGEGVINKDLPSCWECPKCVHGKKNKSSSSSEDESESSISNGSLSSGPPVKRAYREGIGVGGLRLGRRGRPPLSPSSLPLTRSRRQPPPSQRLLLQHQQNRKRAGALELQLRKRIKLERNKILQSLLRQRSLERGGMVRPAPTRSNSRSRGVSSCRGRGVRLRGGGLGGGLRERMEVEEERDGSVEEEPVERKENGKCDGKENRPQRRGAKAGEENSDGHQNRESEGSSEGVEPTQSDTSAVLSNDARGQGSCVTVTLHPSRGRRDPSAIVPKLEANLSSRSILPNSKALLRPPLRNGGRCSDSPHSLSERSHLSKPHVLSSTHTLTRSTSKHQNLVRNLRSKFKDSPHRLTRERIGKKPRSEREKSSGSCPSSTLRLSREENGGNEPGWEREVWVSVFRYLTRAELCICMAVCKTWYKWGCDKRLWTRISLSRCCSISPQALTGIIKRQPVTLDLSWASISKKQLSWLINRLPGLKDLVLSGCSWISISALSSPSCPLLRSLDLRWADGIKDQQIRELLNPPGSDNRSQLKNVQCLWLCGLEVTEATLRLIIRHMPLLTRLELSHCPITDSALNLLSAVGSSTRNTLTHLNLAGCSRLTDRCLVYLRRLSCLSVLDLRDCKEVSRQACESFISELSVNGLYCLSDDKLVQRIS, from the exons GCAGTCGCAGGATGATTGATGTCATGGATGTGACCACTCAGAAAGGCATTGAGATGTCAATGGGTCAGTGGAGGAGATACTATGAAACGCCTCCATCTGAAAGAGAAAAGCTGTATAATGTCATCAGCCTGGAGTTTAGCCATACGAAACTAGAGCATCTGGTCAAGAGACCCGCCTCG GTTGACATGATTGACTGGGTGGACAACATGTGGCCACGACACCTTAAAGAGCTCCAGAGAGATTCCACCAATGCCATCAATGATATGCAGTACCCTAAAGTGCAGAA GTATTGTCTGATGAGTGTCGAGGGATGCTTCACAGATTTCCACATAGACTTTGGGGGTACATCAGTCTGGTATCACATCCTCAGGGGAGGGAAG GTGTTCTGGCTCATCCCCCCCACACATCAGAACCTGGAGCTCTATGAGAACTGGGTGTTATCGGGAAAACAGGGTGACATTTTTCTTGGCGATAAAGTCAAGGAATGCCAACGGATTGAACTGAAGCAAGGCTACACATTTATGATCCCATCAG gGTGGATCCATGCTGTGTACACCCCAAAGGACACACTGGTTTTCGGGGGTAATTTTCTGCACAGCTTTAACATTCCCATGCAGCtcaacatttacaacattgaGGACCGCACACGG GTCCCTTCTAAATTCCGCTACCCTTTCTTCTTTGAGATGTGCTGGTACGTGCTGGAACGTTACTTGTACTGTATGACCAACACTTCTCACCTCACGCCCGAGTTCCAGAAACACTCGCTGGGCATAG GGCTAAAGAGGGAGGATGTGTTGAAACAAGGATATAATGGTCATTCAGGAAATGacgaagaggaggaggatataaaGCAGGAGGATGAGAATGAAGAGGTTTCACCTACCCCTCCTGCTCGTCCAGGGGTAAAGGTTCACCTGACACCCTTTGAGCTGGAGGGACTTTGGCAGTTACTGAACAAGTTGGAGGAGCTACCAGCACATAAGAAATGTGTCCCATCAGGAATCAGAAATGCCCCAGCACTGCTCAGTGACATACGG AAACTGCTAGTGGAACATGCCAGTGATAGCCCCAAATTGTCTTACACTGGAAAACCAATTGTCAAATGGCCCAAAAGG CCCTCGTGGTATCAGCCGCCCCCTCCTCCCCCATCTCTGCTGTACAGCCCCCGCACTCCCGGTTCAGCTCCCATTCTGCCGCCGGTCCCGCGACCCGTGAAGCCGTCTTCCTCCATCTCAGCTCTGAGACGCAGGCGCGTCCGCTGCAAGCGCTGCGAGGCATGTATGCGTACAGAGTGTGGCAATTGCAACTACTGTAGGGACATGAGGAAGTTCGGAGGACCCGGCAGGCTCAAGAAAAGCTGTGTGCTCAGACAGTGTCTAGCA CCAGCACTGCCTCTTACGGCTGTGTGTGCCATATGCAAGGAAGGCTGTCAGGAGTCAGAAGACTCCGAGTCTATCCAAACGCTCATGGAATGTTCAGAGTGCGCTCAGATCACTCATCCTGAATGTATAAAG gTGCCAGGGGAGGGTGTTATCAATAAAGACCTTCCCAGTTGTTGGGAGTGTCCAAAATGTGTCCATGGCAAGAAGAACAAG TCTTCCAGTAGTAGTGAGGATGAGTCTGAGAGCAGCATCTCCAACGGAAGTCTCTCGTCAGGTCCTCCGGTCAAGCGGGCATACAGGGAGGGAATCGGAGTTGGGGGCTTGCGATTAGGACGCCGAGGACGGCCGCCACTCTCCCCCTCCTCTCTGCCTCTGACCCGCTCCAGACGTCAGCCGCCCCCTTCTCAGAGACTCCTGCTTCAACATCAACAGAACAGGAAAAGAGCCGGAGCACTGGAGTTACAGCTCAGGAAAAGG ATCAAATTGGAAAGAAACAAAATCCTCCAGTCG CTCCTGCGTCAGCGGAGTCTGGAGAGAGGGGGCATGGTCAGGCCAGCACCTACTAGGAGCAACTCGCGCAGCAGGGGTGTGTCCTCTTGTCGTGGAAGAGGAGTACGGCTCAGAGGTGGCGGCCTAGGTGGTGGCCTCAGAGAAAGGATGGAGGTGGAGGAAGAACGGGACGGTTCTGTTGAAGAGGAACCAGTTGAGAGAAAGGAGAACGGAAAATGTGATGGTAAAGAGAACCGTCCGCAGAGACGAGGGGCAAAAGCAGGGGAGGAGAACAGTGACGGTCATCAAAACAGGGAGAGCGAGGGCAGTAGCGAGGGTGTAGAGCCTACTCAATCCGACACTTCTGCTGTACTATCCAATGACGCCAGGGGTCAGGGGTCATGTGTCACGGTAACTTTGCATCCGTCAAGGGGTAGACGTGACCCTAGCGCCATTGTACCCAAATTGGAAGCCAACCTGTCCTCAAGAAGCATTCTGCCAAACTCCAAAGCCCTGCTGCGCCCCCCTCTGCGCAATGGTGGACGTTGCTCGGATAGTCCTCATTCACTGTCAGAAAGATCCCATTTGAGCAAACCACACGTTCTTTCATCAACACACACTTTAACGAGAAGCACGTCTAAACACCAAAACTTGGTGCGGAATTTACGGTCTAAATTTAAAGATTCCCCTCATCGCCTGACTCGTGAGAGAATCGGGAAAAAGCCTCGATCGGAAAGGGAAAAGTCCTCCGGCTCCTGTCCAAGTTCAACCTTGCGGCTCTCACGCGAAGAGAACGGAGGGAACGAGCCCGGCTGGGAGAGAGAGGTGTGGGTGTCAGTGTTCCGCTACCTAACTCGGGCTGAATTGTGCATCTGTATGGCGGTTTGCAAGACCTGGTACAAATG GGGCTGTGACAAGCGTCTGTGGACGCGGATCAGTCTGAGCCGATGCTGTTCAATAAGTCCACAGGCCCTCACAGGCATCATCAAACGGCAGCCTGTCACACTGGACCTCTCCTGGGCCAGCATTTCCAAGAAACAACTCAGCTGGCTCATCAACCGACTTCCAG GGCTTAAAGATCTGGTGCTATCAGGGTGCAGTTGGATTTCAATTTCTGCACTGAGCTCTCCAAGCTGTCCTTTACTTCGCTCGTTAGACCTGCGCTGGGCTGATGGGATCAAAGATCAACAAATCAGGGAGCTGCTCAACCCACCAG GCAGCGACAACCGTTCCCAGCTAAAGAACGTGCAGTGCTTGTGGCTGTGCGGTTTAGAGGTGACCGAAGCGACGCTCAGGCTGATCATTAGACACATGCCTCTGCTGACCCGCCTGGAGCTCTCACATTGTCCCATCACGGACAGTGCTCTCAACCTCCTCAGTGCTGTGGGCTCCTCCACACGCAACACACTTACCCACCTCAATTTGGCAG GTTGCAGTCGCCTAACAGACCGTTGTTTGGTATACCTGCGGCGTTTGTCCTGTCTCTCCGTACTGGACCTCCGTGACTGCAAAGAGGTTTCGCGGCAGGCATGTGAAAGCTTTATCTCCGAGCTGTCTGTCAACGGCCTCTACTGCCTGTCAGATGACAAGCTCGTCCAGAGGATATCATAA